From a region of the Triticum aestivum cultivar Chinese Spring chromosome 7D, IWGSC CS RefSeq v2.1, whole genome shotgun sequence genome:
- the LOC123169924 gene encoding uncharacterized protein, whose amino-acid sequence MAGSDSNGKLEASSAKEKEVAELRAAGYMTAEIRHRLPDPGQIIPTTNPGERVVFIHHFLRGLGFPLHQFVRGWMFFYGLDFHDLAPNAILNIMAFIIVCEAFLRVRPHFGLWLKTFNVKPKVVGGEHADCSGAMVSKLTNAIWPKGTFIDTVKLWQQGWFYITEPRGNNWAAAPEFRSGTPMRLKSWNAKGLDWGEAGEVAALQSASPRK is encoded by the coding sequence TGGCCGAGCTCCGTGCAGCGGGGTATATGACCGCCGAGATCCGGCATCGGCTCCCCGACCCAGGGCAGATTATTCCTACCACGAATCCAGGGGAAAGAGTGGTGTTCATCCACCACtttctccgcggactgggatttccccttcatCAGTTCGTCCGTGGGTGGATGTTTttctacgggctggatttccacgatctagccccaaacgcCATCCTCAACATCAtggcattcatcatcgtgtgcgaggccttcctccgcgtccgcccccacttcggcctgtggctcaaaactttcaacgtgaagccgaaagtggttgGTGGGGAGCATGCGGACTgcagcggcgccatggtgagcaagctcacaaACGCCATCTGGCCCAAAGGTACGTTCATAGATacggtgaagctctggcagcaggggtggttttacatcaccgagccccgCGGCAATAACTGGGCGGCTGCCCcagagttccgatccggaaccccaATGCGGCTCAAATCCTGGAATGCCAAGGGCCTAGATTGGGGGGAAGCCGGGGAAGTGGCGGCGCTGCAAAGCGCATCGCCAAGAAAATGA